One segment of Daphnia magna isolate NIES linkage group LG2, ASM2063170v1.1, whole genome shotgun sequence DNA contains the following:
- the LOC116915823 gene encoding uncharacterized protein LOC116915823, whose product MATTQQPENKKDHELWSLCKKSAHEPVNLNRVASLLRGGADVNSRSNGWTILLWVCWKNQNDSLAKLIRLLLVHGANANDTDANGNRALHILCRFNQTPSLIRSIKALTDSKVDLNVTDRRRWSVLHYLARFNQSKELLPIMELLLENGVNVQATDLEGWNVLHYLARFYQGTDLIQFFHLMIRHKINLESRDLEGWNVLHILCRYYSQRGKLLPIFQLLVENGVDIHCQTYKKLHALELMLFNPCGDFHSTCTWMMSHHRSDWQSLVWNDESVLNMAKLGCQEWTYYFSEKSVYQCHCDKGKSAADYLNEVGYNSTTLCPQCQPTWQFDKFFVYNQNESETISKPIRRVKFTKFVPSIQEKLIPLRSCSIVSSEHDLKPVPEPDNWRWMAGAWQKDKLSLDEVEFYLSEHSHWQCLHSCRWCIIFRHVRKYLNSLIDTIRELDDRFESEPLIEYGSWAERSDILAASEFDFGIPLKHFSALAQESGSSADVAVVFAKEDAEVDAFYTDYGISSGRLLFYYKSLIEEASSRIWNVRFFHPVVSLSETCVTLTFIYRGRRDKPLKISIDLSLVVTLTGLPGGPFQDTGAPHLPDVLCKLNARQNEVWERHLVPYRRNERGRWKVSHFVLERDVFLHQSCFPDVSQVLRLLKFFVLMANHRKNPHRDGAEHTIQRKTSPSSYALKTCLFHYMKSCRPPWDPADRIHHCIGVLRAYLAQGTQIKSFFAKNVAACDVSHDSRLIVKEILTKLDIMKKQQGYSLSFDHDVSL is encoded by the exons ATGGCCACTACTCAGCAACCAGAAAACAAA AAAGACCATGAATTATGGTCGCTTTGCAAGAAATCGGCTCACGAGCCTGTCAATTTGAACCGGGTGGCAAGTCTGCTTCGTGGTGGCGCAGATGTAAACAGCCGTAGCAATGGATGGACTATTCTTCTTTGGGTGTGCTGGAAGAACCAAAACGATTCGTTGGCCAAACTGATCCGTCTTTTGCTGGTACATGGAGCCAATGCAAACGATACCGACGCCAATGGCAACAGAGCTTTGCATATTCTGTGCCGTTTCAATCAGACACCTAGTTTGATTCGTTCGATCAAGGCATTGACTGATAGCAAAGTGGATTTGAACGTAACCGATCGCAGACGCTGGAGCGTGTTGCATTACCTAGCACGATTCAATCAGTCAAAAGAACTATTGCCCATCATGGAATTACTTCTAGAAAATGGAGTGAACGTCCAAGCCACCGACTTGGAAGGTTGGAATGTGCTTCACTATCTGGCTCGATTCTATCAGGGCACCGATctcattcaattttttcacCTGATGATTCGTCACAAGATCAACTTGGAATCCAGAGATTTAGAAGGTTGGAACGTCCTTCATATTCTGTGCCGCTATTACAGTCAACGGGGCAAATTGCTGCCTATTTTCCAGTTACTCGTCGAGAATGGTGTTGACATCCATTGCCAAACTTACAAAAAACTCCACGCATTAGAACTAATGCTTTTCAATCCTTGCGGAGATTTCCATTCGACGTGTACATGGATGATGTCCCATCACCGTTCCGACTGGCAAAGTTTAGTGTGGAACGATGAATCCGTGTTGAACATGGCCAAACTCGGATGTCAGGAATGGACGTACTATTTTAGTGAAAAAAGTGTTTATCAGTGCCACTGCGACAAGGGCAAATCAGCTGCGGATTACCTGAATGAAGTGGGTTACAATTCAACAACGCTGTGCCCCCAGTGTCAGCCAACATGGCAGTTTGACAAATTCTTTGTTTACAACCAAAATGAATCCGAAACCATCAGCAAACCAATCCGACGAGTGAAATTCACAAAATTCGTACCATCCATCCAGGAGAAACTCATTCCTCTTCGATCGTGCTCGATAGTATCGTCAGAACACGACCTGAAACCAGTTCCTGAACCAGATAATTGGCGATGGATGGCCGGTGCTTGGCAAAAAGATAAACTCAGTTTGGACGAAGTGGAATTTTACTTGAGCGAACATTCTCACTGGCAGTGCCTTCATTCGTGCCGTTGGTGCATCATCTTTCGACACGTTCGGAAATATTTGAATAGTCTGATAGATACCATACGGGAGCTAGACGACCGTTTCGAAAGTGAACCACTGATCGAATACGGCAGTTGGGCTGAACGAAGTGATATCCTTGCGGCCAGTGAATTCGATTTCGGCATCCCGTTGAAACATTTCTCAGCATTAGCACAAGAATCAGGTAGCAGTGCAGATGTCGCTGTCGTTTTTGCTAAAGAAGATGCAGAAGTCGATGCCTTTTACACCGACTACGGTATCAGCTCGGGCCGTCTATTGTTCTATTACAAATCGCTTATCGAAGAAGCTAGCAGTCGAATATGGAACGTCCGGTTTTTCCATCCAGTCGTTTCTCTTTCTGAGACATGCGTGACATTGACGTTTATCTATCGTGGACGACGAGATAAGCCGCTGAAAATCAGTATCGATTTGAGTTTGGTTGTTACTTTGACTGGTTTGCCCGGTGGTCCCTTTCAAGACACTGGAGCACCTCATTTACCCGACGTGTTGTGCAAATTAAATGCTCGGCAGAACGAAGTATGGGAACGACATTTGGTCCCGTACAGACGCAATGAACGAGGTCGATGGAAAGTGTCGCATTTCGTGTTAGAACGTGACGTCTTCCTCCATCAGTCGTGTTTTCCGGATGTCTCTCAAGTGCTCCGCCTCCTTAAATTCTTCGTTCTGATGGCTAACCATCGGAAGAATCCTCATCGAGATGGTGCGGAACATACCATCCAACGAAAGACAAGCCCATCATCTTACGCCCTAAAAACCTGTTTGTTTCATTACATGAAAAGCTGTCGCCCACCTTGGGATCCGGCTGATAGAATACACCACTGCATCGGCGTGCTTCGGGCGTATTTAGCGCAGGGCACTCAAATCAAGTCTTTCTTTGCCAAAAACGTAGCAGCGTGTGATGTCAGTCACGACAGCAGGTTAATAGTCAAGGAAATCTTGACCAAGTTGGATATCATGAAGAAACAGCAAGGCTACAGTCTTTCTTTCGATCATGACGTTTCACTGTGA
- the LOC116915832 gene encoding endocuticle structural glycoprotein SgAbd-3, producing MKFIIALAFLAVALAAPQGDKKPIEIVSSNSEMNADGSYSFNFESADGTKVSESGSQKQVGPKPEDIGTVSKGSYSYTSPDGVVITVNWTADENGFQATGDHLPTPPPMPEHVVKMLADLKAAGVL from the exons atgaaattc ATCATTGCTCTTGCTTTCTTGGCCGTGGCACTTGCTGCACCTCAAGGAGATAAGAAGCCCATCGAAATTGTGTCATCCAACAGCGAAATGAACGCCGATGGCAGTTACTCCTTCAA TTTTGAGAGCGCCGATGGCACCAAGGTCTCCGAAAGCGGCAGCCAGAAACAAGTTGGACCTAAACCAGAGGATATCGGTACCGTCTCCAAGGGATCCTACTCCTACACCTCCCCCGATGGCGTTGTTATCACTGTCAACTGGACCGCTGATGAGAACGGATTCCAAGCCACCGGTGACCATTTGCCAACTCCTCCCCCCATGCCCGAACACGTCGTAAAGATGCTCGCTGACTTGAAGGCTGCTGGTGTTCTGTAA
- the LOC123470209 gene encoding cuticle protein CP14.6-like → MKLFIIAVLIAAAAAAPSSYKPYEKTYEKDYKYPEITVTGQSDERNVDGSGKWNYAQSDYTTREEAQEQKKFTVTTVDDYGKEYTAEVFGNTNKGSSYWVSPEGEKFTLTWAADNAGFQPKGDHLPVAPVHVYELPVAPVHEYVLPVAPVHEYELPVAPVHIPFNGKGFKIY, encoded by the exons ATGAAACTC TTCATCATCGCCGTCCTCATCGCTGCTGCCGCCGCGGCTCCATCCAGCTACAAGCCGTACGAAAAGACGTACGAGAAGGACTACAAATACCCCGAAATCACCGTCACCGGCCAGTCTGACGAGCGTAACGTTGATGGCAGTGGAAAATGGAA CTAcgcccagtctgactacaccACCCGTGAGGAAGCTCAGGAGCAGAAGAAATTCACCGTCACTACCGTCGATGACTACGGCAAGGAATACACCGCTGAAGTCTttggcaacaccaacaagggatcttcttactgggtttcccctgaaggcgagaaattcactttgacctgggCCGCTGATAACGCTGGATTCCAACCCAAAGGTGACCACTTGCCCGTTGCTCCCGTCCATGTTTACGAACTCCCAGTTGCCCCTGTCCATGAATACGTTCTCcccgtcgctcccgtccacgaatacgaaCTCCCCGTTGCCCCAGTCCACATTCCCTTCAACGGAAAGGGCTTCAAGATCTATTAA
- the LOC116915826 gene encoding larval cuticle protein 65Ag1 yields MKLFVIAAVLAIAAAAPSSYKPYEKTYEKDYKYPEITVTGQSDERNVDGSGKWNYAQSDYTTREEAQEQKKFTVTTVDDYGKEYTAEVFGNTNKGSSYWVSPEGEKFTLTWAADNAGFQPKGDHLPVAPVHVYELPVAPVHEYVLPVAPVHEYELPVAPVHIPFNGKGFKIY; encoded by the exons ATGAAGCTG TTTGTTATCGCTGCTGTCTTGGCCATTGCTGCCGCCGCTCCGTCCAGCTACAAACCGTACGAAAAGACGTACGAGAAGGACTACAAATACCCGGAGATCACCGTCACCGGCCAATCCGATGAGCGTAACGTTGATGGCAGCGGAAAGTGGAA CTAcgcccagtctgactacaccACCCGTGAGGAAGCCCAGGAGCAGAAGAAATTCACCGTCACTACCGTCGATGACTACGGCAAGGAATACACCGCGGAAGTCTttggcaacaccaacaagggatcttcttactgggtttcccctgaaggcgagaaattcactttgacctgggCCGCTGATAACGCTGGATTCCAACCCAAAGGTGACCACTTGCCCGTTGCTCCCGTCCATGTTTACGAACTCCCAGTTGCCCCTGTCCACGAATACGTTCTCCCCGTCGCCcccgtccacgaatacgaaCTCCCCGTTGCCCCAGTTCACATTCCTTTCAACGGAAAGGGCTTCAAGATCTATTAA
- the LOC116915830 gene encoding endocuticle structural glycoprotein SgAbd-3, translating to MKFIIALAFLAVALAAPQGDKKPIEIVSSNSEMNADGSYSFNFESADGTKVSESGSQKQVGPKPEDIGTVSKGSYSYTSPDGVVITVNWTADENGFQATGDHLPTPPPMPEHVVKMLADLKAAGVL from the exons ATGAAATTC ATCATTGCTCTTGCTTTCTTGGCCGTGGCACTTGCTGCACCTCAAGGAGATAAGAAGCCCATCGAAATTGTGTCATCCAACAGCGAAATGAACGCCGATGGCAGTTACTCCTTCAA TTTTGAGAGCGCCGATGGCACCAAGGTCTCCGAAAGCGGCAGCCAGAAACAAGTTGGACCTAAACCAGAGGATATCGGTACCGTCTCCAAGGGATCCTACTCCTACACCTCCCCCGATGGCGTTGTTATCACTGTCAACTGGACCGCTGATGAGAATGGATTCCAAGCCACCGGTGACCATTTGCCAACTCCTCCTCCCATGCCCGAGCACGTCGTAAAGATGCTCGCTGACTTGAAGGCTGCCGGTGTTCTGTAA
- the LOC123470210 gene encoding LOW QUALITY PROTEIN: F-box only protein 21-like (The sequence of the model RefSeq protein was modified relative to this genomic sequence to represent the inferred CDS: inserted 1 base in 1 codon) — protein MDIISFPNEVLCQILAYNNIEISDLHHLMLTCHRFHNLIRNSNEIWRQKFMIRWPRLHNELRNTENEMPWPEMVALRLKVVKYVEKALENFSAVSYPIGQPPIKLMDKLILGDSSFVLSAQFVEDELRELIYHHTHMLNENLTSRFYANQALGYVRRCRIQTMWQNFKAKPESEKSLLEGAMLISQWGQIDQEHLTSLSEVETILESIAQRVRQLADMKRDAIDAKTAIDDPRTVRKILNCLNQVLYDEMGFQGNKEDYYAHDNSYIDKVLQTRRGIPITLCIIYHEVAKRLGIQCEPVSFPQHFLLRWREYPHREAADSYTFIDAFNNGASHQPRSCPALIGQPRPNIHREAYSAVPAEQVFQRMVNNLIQCSRVHDDRPDSRRDDQRLRNQLHFSRLACVISPGQTPSVVAYAELCAFLXVQLEEAIQLLLSDEFSDEWTRVDFEPGHWERVRQITYTKCARKLSEQQSQTKNTAACHRPSSMRYAVGLVMRYSVGEELLRHTYTCVIVSWDAKCQASDEWISRMTRNLIRGRDQPFYYVLTEDGNAGYVAEDHLELHPGGAVINHADVGLHFEYFDGRRYIPNAAKRAEYPEDEVVALSLIEQ, from the exons ATGGATATAATTTCCTTTCCAAACGAAGTGTTATGTCAGATATTGGCATACAATAATATCGAAATCTCTGATTTGCATCACCTGATGCTTACATGTCATCGTTTCCACAACCTCATACGAAATTCGAATGAAATATGGCGACAGAAGTTCATGATAAG GTGGCCAAGGTTACACAATGAATTAAGAAATACTGAAAATGAAATGCCATGGCCGGAGATGGTAGCTCTACGACTAAAAGTGGTTAAATATGTAGAAAAGGCTCTTGAGAACTTCTCAGCTGTTTCTTATCCAATAGGCCAGCCACCTATTAAATTGATGGATAAGCTCATTTTGGGAGactcctcttttgttttgtcagCCCAGTTTGTTGAAGATGAGCTTCGGGAGCTCATTTATCATCATACGCACATGCT GAATGAAAATTTGACATCCAGATTCTATGCCAATCAAGCACTTGGATATGTAAGGAGATGCAGAATACAAACTATGTGGCAAAATTTTAAGGCAAAACCAGAATCTGAAAAATCCTTATTGGAAGGAGCTATGCTGATTTCCCAATGGGGTCAGATAGATCAAGAACATTTAACCAGTTTAAGCGAAGTTGAAACAATTCTAGAGAGTATTGCACAGAGAGTGAGGCAGCTTGCTGATATGAAGAGAGATGCTATAGATGCAAAGACAGCTATCGACGATCCGAGAACTGTCAGAAAAATCTTGAATTGCCTAAACCAAGTACTGTATGATGAAATGGGTTTTCAAGGCAACAAGGAAGATTACTATGCACACGATAATTCCTATATCGATAAG GTTCTTCAAACAAGAAGAGGCATACCCATAACATTGTGCATCATCTACCACGAAGTTGCAAAACGATTAGGAATCCAATGCGAACCCGTTTCGTTCCCTCAACATTTTCTACTTAGATGGCGGGAATACCCTCA tcGTGAAGCTGCTGATAGTTACACTTTCATCGATGCTTTTAATAATGGCGCGTCGCATCAGCCTCGTTCCTGTCCGGCTTTAATTGGCCAGCCACGACCAAACATTCACCGTGAAGCCTACTCAGCCGTTCCAGCCGAACAAGTTTTCCAGCGAATGGTGAACAATTTGATCCAATGCTCTAGGGTGCACGATGACAGGCCAGATAGCCGACGTGACGACCAAAGGTTACGAAACCAATTGCACTTCTCACGATTGGCATGCGTCATTTCGCCCGGCCAAACTCCCTCTGTCGTAGCTTACGCTGAGTTATGCGCCTTTC GAGTTCAGCTTGAAGAAGCTATCCAGCTCCTTCTG TCAGATGAGTTTTCTGATGAATGGACTAGAGTGGATTTCGAACCTGGTCATTGGGAACGTGTCCGTCAAATCACTTATACTAAATGTGCCAGGAAACTGAGTGAGCAACAATCTCAAACAAAGAAT ACAGCTGCCTGTCATCGGCCATCATCTATGAGATACGCTGTCGGCCTCGTCATGAGATACAGTGTTGGCGAAGAATTATTGCGCCATACGTACACTTGCGTTATTGTGTCTTGGGATGCCAAATGCCAAGCGTCTGATGAATGGATAAGTCGAATGACGCGGAATTTAATTCGTGGCCGAGATCAGCCGTTTTATTACGTTTTGACTGAGGATGGTAATGCAGGATATGTAGCAGAAG ATCATTTGGAGCTCCATCCTGGAGGCGCTGTCATCAACCATGCAGATGTCGGCCTGCACTTTGAATATTTTGACGGTCGTCGATATATCCCCAACGCCGCGAAACGGGCTGAGTATCCAGAAGATGAGGTAGTTGCACTTTCATTGATCGAACAATGA